A genomic region of Alicyclobacillus sp. SO9 contains the following coding sequences:
- a CDS encoding ATPase, T2SS/T4P/T4SS family, with amino-acid sequence MSQPSWDTLEALRLQEYEESQKELAVEEVSSAEGRTDLGQLATYQQELIDRLLQEPPSERTRIEQHTLLHQVISETSVPGPVHFDVIESVLDDMYGYGPVQELYDRPSVTDIQIFVPLADTETHQIQYVENGVRKAFSGRFRDKTHAINWLNNKLARIGQRFDPASMTVDGAMPDGSRIHAVYGPSGYSTWDSEAGFRLVRSLIISIRRFGKLFTPTDLTNSGDMTARPKLYSAAEHRLQIPEKWFVHQDASVDRATMDYFRVIMEMGINFLIAGGTGAGKTTFGNALTTYLPAHVVTLIIEESPELQAMVPHAIRLYEDRPNYVGSRVGFSLQDALKAALRMFPDRIFIAELRDQLAYLYLRAIQSGHDGSFTTIHASNCAAALRQLMTYAKSHPDKPTEEYLTTVIRERLGMVFHLSLDKKAKAQGLATAQYVDEVVEILPGNQGVETHTVMRYERGVDEAGQPRGYFHWIGPSAHFLLQMTELGFEIPESWR; translated from the coding sequence GTGAGTCAACCAAGTTGGGATACATTGGAGGCTTTGCGGCTTCAGGAGTATGAGGAATCTCAAAAGGAATTGGCCGTTGAAGAAGTCTCATCGGCAGAGGGCAGGACCGATCTGGGTCAACTGGCCACGTATCAGCAAGAACTGATTGACCGGCTGCTGCAGGAGCCGCCAAGTGAACGAACGCGGATAGAACAGCACACCTTGCTCCATCAGGTGATTTCCGAAACATCCGTACCCGGTCCAGTACACTTTGACGTCATTGAATCGGTCCTGGACGATATGTACGGGTACGGCCCGGTCCAGGAACTGTACGACCGGCCGTCTGTCACGGACATTCAGATTTTCGTTCCCTTAGCAGATACGGAGACACATCAGATTCAGTACGTGGAGAACGGGGTACGAAAGGCATTCTCAGGCCGGTTTCGAGACAAGACCCACGCCATCAACTGGCTCAACAACAAGTTAGCACGTATCGGACAGAGATTTGACCCGGCCTCCATGACGGTGGACGGGGCCATGCCGGATGGCTCTCGCATCCATGCGGTCTACGGACCTTCCGGGTACTCCACTTGGGATTCTGAGGCGGGGTTCCGGCTTGTCCGGAGTCTCATTATTTCCATTCGCCGATTCGGCAAACTGTTCACCCCAACGGACTTGACCAATTCTGGAGACATGACAGCGCGGCCCAAACTCTATAGCGCGGCAGAACACCGGTTGCAGATACCGGAGAAATGGTTCGTGCACCAGGACGCTTCAGTAGATAGAGCCACCATGGATTATTTTCGCGTCATCATGGAGATGGGCATCAACTTTCTCATTGCTGGCGGGACGGGCGCAGGGAAAACCACCTTCGGGAATGCGCTCACCACTTATCTGCCAGCGCACGTGGTGACGCTTATTATCGAGGAATCGCCGGAACTGCAGGCCATGGTGCCACATGCCATTCGGCTCTATGAAGACAGGCCCAATTACGTGGGCAGCAGGGTCGGATTCAGTCTTCAGGATGCCCTCAAGGCAGCGCTTCGCATGTTCCCAGACCGGATCTTTATTGCGGAGCTGCGAGATCAACTGGCCTATTTGTATCTGCGCGCTATCCAGAGTGGGCACGACGGCTCCTTTACCACCATCCATGCTTCCAATTGTGCCGCTGCACTCCGGCAGCTCATGACCTATGCCAAGTCCCATCCAGACAAGCCTACGGAGGAATACCTGACCACCGTCATAAGGGAGCGCCTCGGCATGGTGTTTCACCTCAGTCTGGATAAGAAAGCGAAAGCCCAAGGGCTTGCTACGGCCCAGTACGTGGATGAAGTGGTGGAAATTCTGCCGGGCAATCAAGGCGTGGAGACCCATACGGTGATGCGGTATGAACGCGGGGTCGACGAGGCGGGGCAGCCCCGTGGGTACTTCCATTGGATAGGGCCGAGTGCCCACTTTCTATTACAGATGACGGAACTTGGATTCGAGATTCCCGAATCATGGAGGTGA
- a CDS encoding type II secretion system F family protein — MTFLGIVLITLLLGMTLWFRSRHRLHQQSMMLPGYRRTFRQKQSLTAKWGRGVRNWLKHLGGTSWMLTGLGTVLGAALGYMGFQSFTVGALVGLCTPLFVTLWLKKYLEKEYLQQVKDTLRFLESSFSSGGQMEDALPELLNRSQGRMRREVEVAVALQRNGTPMRDILIHWNETTLEPHLAFALRSIADVLKDAGDLVTVVSESITEMQRDEQFREALQVVTRNSWVNLSLVLSFPVISFLLFHHVVLTELHEMPWLTAVLGAGVLGFGSIFTWFIYVSRV, encoded by the coding sequence GTGACGTTTCTTGGTATTGTTCTCATCACCCTTTTGTTGGGGATGACCCTTTGGTTCAGATCCCGACATCGGCTTCATCAACAAAGTATGATGCTGCCAGGTTACCGGCGTACGTTTCGGCAAAAGCAGTCTTTGACGGCGAAATGGGGACGTGGGGTCCGGAACTGGTTGAAACATCTGGGCGGGACCTCCTGGATGTTGACGGGACTCGGTACCGTGTTGGGCGCAGCACTGGGATATATGGGGTTTCAGTCCTTTACAGTGGGGGCACTCGTTGGACTCTGTACCCCGCTGTTCGTGACCTTGTGGCTGAAGAAATACCTGGAGAAGGAGTATCTTCAGCAGGTGAAAGACACCTTGAGATTTCTCGAATCCTCCTTCTCCAGTGGCGGGCAAATGGAGGATGCACTGCCAGAGCTCCTCAATCGGTCGCAAGGTCGCATGCGCCGGGAAGTGGAAGTGGCGGTGGCATTGCAGCGAAATGGGACACCGATGAGAGACATCCTCATCCATTGGAACGAGACGACACTGGAACCGCATCTGGCGTTTGCACTCCGGTCCATTGCAGATGTTCTGAAAGACGCAGGAGATCTCGTCACGGTGGTGTCTGAATCCATCACAGAGATGCAACGGGATGAGCAGTTTCGGGAAGCCCTGCAGGTGGTAACCCGTAATTCGTGGGTGAATCTTAGCCTGGTTCTGAGTTTCCCTGTCATCTCTTTTTTGTTGTTTCACCACGTCGTCCTCACAGAACTTCATGAGATGCCGTGGCTGACGGCAGTCCTCGGCGCTGGCGTCCTTGGTTTTGGATCCATTTTCACCTGGTTCATCTATGTTTCCAGGGTATAG